GAGTCTGTCTCCGAGGTCGATCTTTCCCTAACCTAAATTTCTATCTATCTCATTCTCATCTTAACATGTTATTAAATTCTTTAGCTGATAACATTGGAAATCCGTCATTTGCTTCAATTCATAAAGGAATTCGATAAATCTCGATTGAATATTGTACGATTATCAATTTGTGTCTGCTTTATCGTCTAATTTGTCGATTATGAGGCTGTTTGGAGTGATCAGCGATTGTAATGGATTTGTAGATTGTTAAGAGCCGCGGATATGTGGAGAATACGAGGTTAAGTAACTTGAAGTTGTTGATTGGAGCCATTGTCATAATCATTGCTCTATTTGCTCAGTTCTACAACAAGAAATTTCCAGAGAACCGAGACTTCCTGATTGGATGCATTGCATCATATCCTTTTTACATGGGTAACATGtagtttaaataaataaataaatcctacAGTTTTCATCTAATATATTTCTTaaagatgattttttttgcattttgataTGTTGGAAATGCCAAAATCAGTTACTAAATGGGTTCTGCTATTTGCTTTCAACATTATTTTATCATGATTTCCAATTCTAATTTCCATATTCGATAAGTGCGTGAAGTTGGTTCAAGTgtttttaaaagtatttttttcCCATAAATTTCAGACCATACTTATGTGTTATATCAGCAAACAAATGTTATTTGAAATGGTTGGTTTTAAAAGAGGTTTTTTGGAGAATTCATAAATGCATTTTTGGTAAGGACTATGTGAATGTAATTGAAGAGTTCCTTGTTCAAATGATAATACTCTCAAGTCTGTTTCATCCTTGACTCTGGCAAGTATATCATCGTCAATGGGATATTACAGGTGGTTTCATACACTAAGGAGAAAAATGCAATCTTGTTCACTCATCCTCCTGTGGTAAgcttattttctgttttggtcAATGGGTTGGCGAAATATATGTTTGGAAGCAATTCAGATGGTTTGACTGACATTTTGTTTAAGATTTTAATACTACCCTGTTGCTGTCTCTTGTGTGAGGAAGACAAGTTGTGGTCATTAAGAATGTTGTCTTGTATCTTTATGCTcgaaatttcaaatatttccttGGTTGGCCTGTGTTGGCTTGGCTTAGATTTGTTAACATGGCTGGTTGTGTGAATGACATAATTGAACTCTCAAGTCTTGTTCAGGTTTTGCTCTAAATGATCAAAACTGACCAGATTTTGATCTCACATGGTTGATTTGCCTGCAGTGCAGAATATGAACCTATACTGAAACTTATATGAGagtgttttccttttttgcatGTTTAATTTGTACATCTGATATTTGAAACTAGGTGTcatttgatttcttcactAGTAACTAGGCACTGTTAGTTGCTGGTAATTCTGCCAAATATGTCAGTCATATCTAAGATTTGGAAGAGCATAGAGAAGTTGGAATTTGGTTTCATTAGAAAATTGGTTTCATTAGAGAATTTGTTTCGTTGTCCATTTCCTCATTAGTAATTCATATGTACAGGGAGCCTTCAGCACTGGGTTGGTGGTGTCTTCCAAATTACCAAGATTTTCTGACTTGTACACACTTACAGTAGCAAGTGCGGATCCAAAATCAATATCTGCAAACAAACCGGTGGAATTCACGAAGAGTGTTACTCAGTGGTAAGTACTCGCAACACAACTCACAATTGTGTTTGTATTGCATCTTGGAGTTTCAGATTGCACTAACATATTTTGATCTCCTTTCTCCTTCTCTGTCTACTGTTCCAGGTTTACCAAGGATGGAGTATTGGTGGAAGGCCTGTTCTGGAAGGAAGTAGATGGACTGATAAACGATTATGCAAGAGAACCCAAGAAGAGCAAGTGAATTTCGGCTTTGCGGAGACCCCAATCTGATTCAGTTCTCATACAGAATGAACTCTTTAAAGTGTTGTGATTTTTGCATAAAATGTTGGTAGCCACAATGAATTTGAAAGACACTCTACTCCATCATTTATAATGAACACTGGGGTTCCAAACCTATTTTGTACGTAGACCTTTCAATTTGACTCCAGATTGACGACTATTCTAATTACTGGGGGTCAGATTGACTCCATCCTTTATAATGTTTTAATACTTTACTTCACCGAGGCATTTTTGGCgttattgaatttgaatgtttcactTTTAAGGCCTTGTGCCTTTATATGTGCATGGATGCTACAGATTTGGAAATGCCAAGTGCAAGTGCACTAACAACCTTCAACTGTTGATGCAATGTAGACCTCTCATGTGTCAACGGCCACCAGCCGCCAATCGGGCATAGCGGTTCACTCAAGCACCACTCTTTTCAATGGAGAATTCACTCAATCCGACATACTCGAACTCGATCCAATTTATCGAATTGGCCCACAACTTAAATAATTGGGTCTGTTGGATGGACTTATATTGGGGACAAACGAACGCcgcaaatgaaaaaaaaagaaaaaaagaggaaaactaGACGACACTGGACACCTCCAGATGCTTCTTCTACAACCTTCTATTGCCTCTTCCCCAAGTTTTCTTCGGTCTTTTTCTCTCGCTCTCTGAAGAGGAACTATTTTATagcaaaaccctaaaccattgAGCTTGCTTTTGTGATTATTTGGATTCATTTCATGGTCAAATGGCGAGCCGCAGAGCCACAAGACTCACCCAGTCGACTTTGGCTTTGGCATCCCTGAACGCCTCTAAAGCCTCaagaaactctctctctcagtctcGTGCAATCTCAGTGGCAGCCTCCGCTCGCGCCTTCGGTAGCTCCGTCGCTCCGTTCTCTCGCCCCAACGTTGTTTCAGAGAGCAGTACTGTCGTTTCAGTCAAGTGTTTGGCAACCGCCTTCACTCGCAGCTTTCACTCTTCCACTCCCAAATTCTACTCAGCCACAACCTCTTCTCAGGTCACAAGCTCTGAAAGTTTTCTCATTTAATTTCATCAAGTATTGAATTGTGTGAAAAGAATTGGAGgctaatttttgttgttgattgaAATATCAGGCTAATCCGAATGAGTACACTGAAATGGCTTGGGAGGGCATTGTGGGTGCTGTTGATGCCGCCCGAGTTAGCAAGCAACAGGTTGTGGAAACTGAGCACTTAATGAAAGCGCTTTTGGAGCAAAAGGATGGTTTGGCCAGGAGAATTTTCACCAAGGCTGGCGTAGACAACACCACGGTTCTTCAAGCTACTGATAACTTCATTGCTCAGCAACCCAAGGTGCTTTGATAAAAACCCATATCTCATTTTGCATCATATCAAATATGTAATGGCTTTGTTCGTAGGAGGTAGTGAACAATTTGAACATTGTGTTGTGGCAGGTGACGGGTTCCACCTCTGGGCCTATAATGGGCTCACATCTGAGTGGTGTGTTGGACAATGCCCGGCGGCAGAAGAAAGACATGGGAGATGATTTCGTGTCGGTGGAGCACCTTGTGTTGGCGTTCCAGTCAGATACTCGGTTTGGGCAGCAATTGTTTAGAAATCTCCAGCTTAGTGATAAGGATTTGAAGGAGGCTGTTAAGGATGTTCGTGGAAGTCAAAGAGTCACTGATCAAAGTATGATGTGCTCCACCTCAAGTTGATATTTTAGAATTCTGTGTATTTGCTATTTTTATAtgctttaattaatataatccATATTGTGTATAGATCCTGAAGGAAAATATGAGGCCTTGGATAAATACGGGAATGACTTAACTGAACTCGCTAGGCGTGGCAAACTTGATCCTGTTATAGGCCGAGATGATGAAATACGACGGTGTATCCAGATATTGTCCAGGAGAACGAAAAACAATCCTGTTATTATTGGTGAGCCTGGTGTGGGAAAAACTGCAATTGCTGAAGGGTATGTTCATTCAAGTGCATTGCTTTGCTGTACTTTGTTATGACTGTTTCAAAAGGTTTTAAGATATATGCCttagtttatttaatttatatgagTAAATTCGTTGGCTTGATGCATCCCTTACATGCCTTCTGGGCACTACCGTAACACTTTAAGAAGTAAGATTGTTCAATCAACCACCCAGGTGTTCTGGTATTCTCAAGCATTGTTATTGTCACATAAAGACGGATGTTGAACAATTTGCCTGGTGGCataaattgccagattattCATTATGCATCCTATGCATTCTTCTGTTGTATTGTTTTACTATAACTTTTGTATGATCTGCAGATTAGCTCAACGAATTGTGCGTGGGGATGTTCCAGAACCGCTATTGAATAGAAAGGTAGTCATtcgttttagttttaattatCAATTCTAAAAATTATAAGACAATAATAGTTTTATGTAGAAACAAAACCTTggtttcaaaatattttttccttGATCTTCAAATTTATACATAGTTTTGCATTTTGTCTTCTATTCTACAGTTGATTTCCTTAGATATGGGTTCATTGGTTGCTGGTGCCAAGTTTCGTGGGGATTTTGAGGAAAGGTTGAAAGCTGTTTTGAAGGAAGTTACTGCTTCAAATGGACAGATTATATTATTCATTGATGAGATTCATACTGTTGTAGGAGCAGGTTTGTGCAAAACTAGTGTCTTTTTATTGTGGGTCTGTTGTGTTTTCTCCTGATGCCCTTGTTAATGATTCTTGTAGGGGCTACAAGTGGTGCAATGGATGCTGGGAACTTGTTGAAGCCAATGCTTGGGAGAGGTGAGCTTCGTTGTATAGGAGCAACTACATTAAATGAGTACAGAAAATACATTGAGAAGGATCCTGCACTTGAGCGTAGATTTCAACAAGTATTTTGTGGCCAGCCATCTGTTGAAGACACAATATCCATTCTTCGTGGCTTGCGTGAGCGCTATGAGCTGCATCATGGTGTGAAAATATCAGATAGTGCCCTTGTTTCTGCAGCTGTTCTTTCTGACAGATACATTACAGGACGTTTTTTGCCTGACAAAGGTAATAATAATTTCCACCTTATAGGGCTCTCTTGTTTAGGGTGGCAGGAGGGGATGAGGAGGGGTGGTGGGATttgttttctcaaaatataatttgtgttaatttgtgtttgatagaTCTTGCAAGTACAGGAATAAGATGCACTCATTTTTTTGGAAACTTCCATTGGGTGGATTTCAACCAATACAAATAGAGGGCTTGGAGCCAAcgtaataaagaaaagaagggaTGGAAGAACTagaattttctttatggttCCCTCTTGTGAATTTGTCTTCATGTTTAGTATTGGACTAGGATATCTGATtctataaaaatgaaaaaaatgaaaagctTAGTCACACCACACCCTTCAAGACTCTTACCAttaaattcttttgttttcttttttgccaaCTATGAGTTTTGTAACTTACCTTCTCTGTTTCAGCCATTGATCTTGTTGATGAAGCTGCTGCAAAGCTGAAGATGGAGATCACTTCTAAGCCCACTGAATTGGATGAGGTAGACAGAGCTGTGTTGAAGTTGGAGATGGAGAAGCTGTCTGTCCAAAATGACACTGATAAATCATCGAAAGAAAGGTTAAGCAAACTGGAAAATGATCTGGCATTGCTTAagcagaaacaaaaagaattaaCCGAACAATGGGATCATGAGAAGGCTCTCATGACTCGGATACGATCAGTTAAAGAAGAGGTATTCCTCCATTATTGTTGTTGGCAAGGTTCCTCATCCCTTGTTTTGCTGATTCATATGTTTCTAATTTTCGTAGATTGATAGAGTAAACCAAGAGATGGAAGCTGCTGAACGTGATTATGACCTAAATCGTGCTGCAGAGCTCAAATATGGAACTCTAACATCCCTACAACGCCAGTTAGAACAGGCAGAGAAAAACCTTGCTGAGTATCAGAAGTCTGGAAATGCTTTGCTTCGAGAAGAAGTCACCGATCTTGATATTGCTGAAATTGTAAGCAAATGGACTGGTATACCCTTGTCAAACCTTCAACAATCAGAAAGAGACAAGCTAGTTATGCTAGAACAGGTTCTTCATAAGAGGGTGGTCGGTCAGGATATAGCTGTGAAATCAGTGGCTGATGCAATTCGACGTTCAAGGGCAGGCCTATCTGACCCAAACCGACCAATAGCAAGTTTTATGTTCATGGGTCCAACTGGTGTGGGGAAAACAGAGTTAGCAAAGGCTTTGGCTGGCTATCTCTTTAACACGGAAAATGCTCTTGTCAGAATTGATATGAGTGAGTATATGGAAAAACATGCAGTTTCACGCTTGGTTGGGGCACCACCTGGTTATGTCGGTTACGAAGAAGGTGGGCAGTTAACAGAAGTGGTTCGTCGAAGACCTTATTGTGTAGTGCTGTTTGATGAAATAGAGAAAGCACATCATGATGTCTTCAACATTTTATTACAATTGTTGGATGATGGGAGGATCACCGACTCTCAAGGGCGAACTGTAAGCTTCACCAATTGTGTGGTGATAATGACCTCAAACCTGGGCTCCCACTACATACTTGAAACTCTTCGTAATACACATGATAGCAAGGATGCAGTTTATGACGTGATGAAAAGACAAGTTGTTGAGTTGGCGAGACAAACTTTCCGCCCTGAATTTATGAATCGAATTGACGAGTATATTGTCTTCCAGCCTTTGGACTCAAAAGAGATCAGTAGTATTGTTGAGCTACAAGTGAGTAATCGATCTTCCACCTTTCATTCTTTTAGATATGATctaaatgtttttttcttttctttttctttttctttcttattagAGATGGTGGTTAAATGCTTCAATGCCCATTCCGATTGCAGATGAACCGGTTGAAAGACAGGCTGAAGCAGAAGAAAATTGATCTTTACTACACAAAGGAAGCTGTGGAGCTTCTGGGTACATTGGGCTTTGATCCAAACTATGGTGCAAGACCAGTTAAGCGGGTGATACAACAGTTGGTTGAGAATGAAATTGCAATGGGATTCTTGAGAGGGGATTTCAATGAGGAAGACTCTCTTATTGTTGATGCTGAGGTGCCCCCATCTGTCAAAGACCTTCCTCCCCATAAGAGGTTGCGCATCAAGAAACTGGAGAACACGTCTACTGTGGATGCCATGGTTGCGAATGACTGATCTCTGACTGATTCCGGTGCTTGGAATTGTAAATAAAGCTTAACAAAAAGGTTGGTGTTGGTTTGTTTTAGCTTTCAGATGTTAAGACAAGAAGTGCCTGCCTGAGTTACGTATTGTGGACAGTTCTGTTTAAATCTATACTCTAATTTCTAACCAAACAAAAGATTAAcaaataagttatttttttaCCGGGTGGTTAGGGGCATGTGTCTCaattcaagtggttaagagcagttgaagaaagaaaaatagtttTCCGACATGGGTGATTGCCCTTAGCGTATGCGTATCCCGTCCCattcaattgaaaatttgCATCCAAATCAAGTTTTGTGACAGAAGAATAAAGAACAATTCGAATCCTAGTATAGGATAAGGATTGTAGGGAAACAAACAGATGGAGGGAAAATGTCAAAATCGCATCAAAATTTATCACTGGACTGGACCCACGCATGAAAAATGTCGATATAAATATTATAGCTACACTACTGATATCATTGTCGTCGTCTTTACCAATTAGAGAATGTTTTGGGactaaaaatccaaaatttgtaTGACTTGACACTTCGTAGGTGGTGCCCATAAACAAACTCATAATAATTCACAAAGCAAAAGCTTAACTATGTTCATTAATAATGGATGCTAATTTTCTTCGTGTTAAAGTGCTAAACTCATAATTGAACGACTCTTTGTTAGGATGCAAAAGTCATATCATAATTCTATTTggcatttgtttttgttgtcttcttcttttccaattGCTCTCAATCAGTTCATAACCCACACCACTCATCCTCAGTCTCATCTTATCGTAAAATTATCATTATTAGTCACGAGATTAATCAAATATGACAATTATCATCACTGACCAATATGCATGCAACCCTCACAACCAATAATTAATCATGCTTTGATTAGGATAGCCTCCTTTGACAATCCAAATGAATTATGAACCTACCAAATATGCATCCTCTCTGTCTAATCATTATATTTCAAGTGTAAACCTGATCAGTGTGAATCTGCCAACTTTTTTTCACTTGAAGTCAACTATATATAACAGATGGCacggtttttatttatttattttctatttacataacttatttatttattttctatttatatataacaGATGAAtcaattgtttgtttttcaacTCTTTATTCAtagattatttttatataaaaaaaatatatatacacgcaTAAATTGAGTAACAGTTAAccatttaataaaataatacttaTTTTAGTGTTTGTCTAATCATTTAATCACAACTAGATGTCTTTATTTAtgcttaaaattttgaaaataataataattctgATTACCAAAATACAATACTAATTGAGTACACAAATAAAGTTATTGTTGCGTGGATGCATTAGAAAACCAATATAAACTTTGGAAAATGCCTCAACAATATGGTGGGATAAGATTATAAAGTAAGAAACTATAAATTTTGGAAATGAAAtccaaattacaaaaaatttggTTACCTGAAACAGTCTCACCCTTAGCCCAAATTAGAACCCATGAATAGTCCAACTCCAACCccaaaagtcaaatttttattgCTTGGACTTGGACTTGGGCAACATTCGAGCCAGACAGAGAACCAGAGAAGCTTTCTTTGCACACACTTTGACGTGAACTACTACTTTGCAATTATACCATACACTCACCGTACCTTACTTATCGTACACCCCACATCTAGGCCCCAAACAAAAGGACACGGCAGGCCCCACACGAAGCTTCTTCCATCTATAATTCAATGGACGGTAGCGACGGTGTCAGTACACTACACCGTATTAATGGTGCAAAATTACTCATTTCCCTATGCGAAAACTGATGGCTTGCTTTGGAAGTCCCTTTCTCAGTTTTCTATCTCCCTAGTCCCTCCCCCACACAAATTTTAGAAATGgctttttcatttctcaacaagcctttttctttctacaaattatttatttattttaagatcAAATAACCAAAGGGAAAATGTTGTAAATTTGCACGTTCTATTGTCTTGAAGAGTAAGGAAAGGCACTGTTTGTGTTGCACACCAGCAGATCAAGGACTTTTCCATAATTCACAAATTTGTAATATAACGATATCATCTCCGCTGGAGTATGTTGGAGGTTCAAAGCCGTGAACTAAATTTTCATACGTATTGTGAAAAGTCattcatttataatttaagGTAAATTCAAGATTTAAAGTGAGTGACGAAGTTTTGATGTGTGGTATAAAATGTATGTTATTCATACGTTGAAGTAGATTTTAGATTCAATGTACCGAGTAAAATTTTGAAGTGCAACATCAAAAGTCAACAATTCTAGATTATGCATTTAAAGATTAAAGCATTATTTAGCGTAAATAAATCATCTATaatttaagtattttataaaaCTCCGTAACTAAATTTTGACGCGTGGCGTACGAAGTTTTGATGTGTGGTATAAAATGTATGTTATTCATACGTTGAAGTAGATTTTAGATTCAATGTACCGAGTAAAATTTTGAAGTGCAACATCAAAAGTCAACaattataatttagactagATTATGCATTTAAAGATTAAAGCATTATTTAGCGTAAAACATAAATTATCTATAATTTAagtaaattttatatttaaactCCGTAACTAAATTTTGACGCGTGGCGTAAAAGGTTAGTCATGGATAATCTTGTAATGCAATATTTAAGTTAACAAATtacctttattttttaagatgCAGAAAACTGTTGGTGTATTTAAATAGTGGTAGAAAACTATTATTGTGTAATTTGAAAATGACATTATTTttagtgaaaaaaatttaaaattcgaTAAATTTAGAAAGATACAAACAGGGCCTTAAATATCACTCCCTGTGTCTCTGGTGTCAGTGTTCAGTAAGAAGCAGAGTGTCTGGGACTGAGAgctcattataaataaacaacaaagaaaaccaGATTTACAATTAAcaaatactctctctctctctctctctctctctctctctttctctttctcgcATTTAGGCTCGTTTCTCCGTGCAATGTAGTTCACTACAAAACTAGCAGAGAAACGATATGGCCAAGTGTCACCGAAACGACATCGGATCCGTCGTGCTAGACCGCGCTACCACCACCACGTCCGCCGGAGGAGGCGGTCACTTCCGTCTCTGGTCATCCTTCTCCGGTGCTTCATTCCGCCGGAAAATCTTCTACGCCGTCAGTTGCGGCGGCAGCTCCCGCTATCGCCACCACAACGACAAAAACAACGTCGCTCCGTCCAGTCCTCCCCCTCCCCAGGCCACTGCCACTAGATCAACGACGACAAAAACGACGCCGCAGTCGCACTCCAAAGAAAAAGAGCTGGAAAAGGTAAAACCGAAGTCCGAGAAGCTCTCGGATCTTCTGAACCTCGCGCAGTTTTCGGAGTCAGAGAACGACGACGTGACCAAGAAGAAGGTGGAGGCTTTGGATGAGCTGAAGCGCGTGGCGAAGGAATTGCAGGTCGAAGACGACTCGGCGAAGAGGAAAGAGGCGGCCAGCAGAGTGAGATTGCTCGCCAAGGAAGATGTGGAAGCCAGAGCGACGCTGGCGATGCTCGGAGTCATTCCTCCGCTCGTCGCCTTGCTCGACTCCGACGACGTCGTTGCTCAGATCGCATCGCTCTACGCTCTGCTCAATCTCGGGATCGGCAACGATGTGTGAGTTAACACGTTCTTCGGATTTTGAGCCTTCTCTgatctaattttgtttttatgtcaTTTTCTCGTTTTAATTTCTCTCTGTGATTGTTCTTCTTGCatgcatttttgttttatcaGTTTCTTAGCTTTGATTAATTGGgcaattggttttggttttaattcgtgtttttgttttctatcaTTTTCATGCCGTGATGTTTTATTCTTCCGTCATTTTCAAGGCCGAGTAGTTTTTCCACTGTTTTttacttggaaaataaattatttatatttattccaACTGTTCTCATCTTCAGGCTCACAGTGTTGCATGTTTGTGAAATGATGAACTCTGTCATGGACACCTCATAGTGTTAATTGCATTCTGCAGTTTATTTTcgatttttttgttattttgcgTTCTGTTAATTTGCTTTATTCCCATTTTAATTGCATTTGAATCACTTTTATTGACCCATTGTTGCATTTGTTtctgaattaaaaaaatttatcaatgCTTTTTGGACCACTCCTTTTGCAGAAACAAGGCTGCAATTCTCCAAGCAGGGGCTGTTCACAAAATGCTTAAACTCATTGAATCCCCAAATCCTCCAGACCCATCAGTCTCAGAAGCTATAATTGCAAATTTCCTTGGCTTAAGCGCATTGGATTCGAATAAACCCATCATTGGAGCTTCAGGTGCCATACCCTTCATGGTTAAAACCCTCAAGAATTTGGACAACACAAGTAGCCCTCAAGCTAAGCAAGATGCCTTGAGAGCTCTCTACAACCTTTCAATCTTCCCATCCAATATTTCGTTCATATTGGAAACTGATTTGATCCCATTTTTCCTGAATTCGCTTGGAGACATGGAAGTGAGTGAAAGAATCCTTGCAATTCTAAGCAACATGGTATCTGTCCCCGAAGGTCGAAAAGCAATTAGCAGTGTCCGGGATGCATTCCCAATATTGGTTGATGCATTGAATTGGAACGATTCGCCGGGGTGTCAAGAGAAGGCATCCTACATTTTGATGGTGATGGCACACAAGGCATTTGGGGATAGGCAAGCCATGATCGAGGCAGGAATGGTATCGGCATTGCTTGAATTAACGCTTTTGGGTAGCACATTGGCACAGAAGAGAGCCTCAAGGATCTTGGAGTGTTTGAGAGTGGATAAAGGAAAGCAGGTTTCACAAAGCTTTGGTGGGAGTATGGGTGCAGTGGTTTCTGCTCCCATTTGTGGCTCTTCGTCGTCTTCTACAAACCCGAACATGGGTTCCAAGGAGTGTttggaagaggaggaggacaTGATGAGTGAGGAGAAGAAAGCCGTGAAGCAATTAGTGCAACAGAGTTTGCAAAACAACATGAGGAGGATCGTGAAGAGGGCCAATTTGCCGCAAGATTTCGTCCCATCGGATCATTTCAAGTCACTCACCtcaagttcaacttcaaagAGCTTGCCATTTTGAGGAATTAGAGCTGCCAATGAAGATGTGGAGATTGAATTGAAGTGAAGAATTTATGAAGTTAGTAGTCTTCTTTTCATACTTATATCATATTTCCAGCTTCTGGGCTTTTGTAGCTTTTGTTAGTAGATTAACttgttaaaatttataataGTTATCATAAATTATAATCTAGTAGCAGGAATTTTGTTTGGTTAAATTCCAGTTTGCTCTTAGTTATCCGTTTTGGCCTGAATATGAAAGAAGCTGAAACCGTAACACAATTTCTAGAGAGAATTTCTTGTCAGTGGCATAGAAtgcaaaaatggaaaaatacaaGGGATGCTTTAGTCATAAAATATTTGCTCTGCGCATCCCCACAATCATAGGGTCACTTTCAACCCATTAGTACAATTTTGTCCAACTCATTGGCCCTACCCACAATTAAAATTGCTAATGTAACCCGCATCTACTGGAAGAGGTGTCGGTCATTTTCTACCTTGCATGAAATAGGGACAGTTCAGGACCTTCACCGTCTGGGAATCTTTACTTTGGAATTGGAAGAGGTTGTTTTTAGTATTCTTGGTCTGAAAGTCTCACCTGGAAATTTACAGAGTCGAATAATTAATGAATTGATTATACAAATTGCAATGAGAACATTAATGAATTGATTAATTTCTTAATCTCCTTCACGTCTTCATTAGTTTAATATTGTATTAATTACCAATTTCTATTAACAATTTACAGATCTGAAGAGAAGAACCAGAGCAAAGCTGAGCCGTTCGTCATCAAGTAAGGTCATAGACATTTCTGTCCCCACTGAGGTACATGTATTATCACATAAACTTCATGGTGGGGTATGGGGCATTTTGTAATCTATGTAAATTTAGATCTTTTGCTATATGATTGAGTAACTGGACTTGTCtctgtgtgtgtatatatttgtAGTGTGAATCTGATATTTACCTCTGggccttttattttgttatttgaaatGTGCAAAATTTTGGTTGTGTACAGTAAATTTTGCTATCTACTACTCTGCTTTAGTCTGCTACACACAGTCACAGAGGGATGCAACATTTACTACAGTGCAATAGATTTTAAagatctgtttttttttcttaaaaaggCTACATGCTTTTTATTATCCAttggtattttttatttttaacctAATCGCACTCGGTCCACTTGTATTGAGATAcaatcatattttatttacttattgCTATGGAagtggggtaggtccaaggcTAGGCCCTGCAGCTTCTGGACAGTCCGGTATGGTCTGATTCAATTGTTTATGCACCAAAGTGCAAATGCACGTGTAGCTGTGTGTAAGtcaatatttaattttgaatgCCGTTAGGTTTGTAGGCAATAATAGGTGAACGGCAAAATTAAACTCAGGACTTCGGGTGTAGGAGTAGTAAAAGCAGGTTTTGTTGAGTTGAGTTGTAACCGTAGCTTTTAGGTCAAACATTTTAGGCTGCCTTTTCACATGTGAGATTTTAAAGCAAGTAAGGTGCGGATTAAATGCGGCCGTCCAATgtatttattgaatatattcagacccaaaaaaacaaaaaagatttaTCGAGTATGAAGGACAGTGGTGACGTACACGTGGCCCTGTTAGGGcttttttccaaaaattgtgaaaaac
The window above is part of the Prunus dulcis chromosome 1, ALMONDv2, whole genome shotgun sequence genome. Proteins encoded here:
- the LOC117626486 gene encoding probable signal peptidase complex subunit 2, with amino-acid sequence MSFRINLKIETKGSKSKICEMSETKAESKSKNPKKANLSDHSSIKHLLDESVSEIVKSRGYVENTRLSNLKLLIGAIVIIIALFAQFYNKKFPENRDFLIGCIASYIIVNGILQVVSYTKEKNAILFTHPPVGAFSTGLVVSSKLPRFSDLYTLTVASADPKSISANKPVEFTKSVTQWFTKDGVLVEGLFWKEVDGLINDYAREPKKSK